TGGCCAAGGATGTCTTTCTCTCTATCTTATCAGACTCTGtgaagaaaattgttgaagagaaaggcGCTGAAGCGGTAAATCCTAGTTTGTTCCCTTCCACTTTTACTGTAAGGAACCTTTATGGTTTTCCACCTGGTAATTTCCACTACCTACAGAAATCTTTCGATAACTCTGATCCTGAAGGATTTGAATTCGACATCGTCTATAATAAATTGAATGCTCAAGAAAAAATTCTATCAGCTCAGAAAGTTACCGCTCTGATTGTCGAGACATTGAAGCATGTCGAATCTAAGTTCGATAGACTGTTTGAAATAGAACCAAAAAATGGGAAACACCATGAGTTTGCTCTTGAAACTCTTTCGAACTTGCTTGGCGGCATCGGCTACTTCCATGGGACACAGTTGGTGGACAGAACAACCATCTTCGACGAcgaacaatttgaagaaatcaagtTACTGAATTCCAGAGAAGAGGGACCTTTGAGTCTATTTACCAGTGTGCCCAGCAGAGCAGCATTCCCTCGTGGCTTCTATTGGGATGAAGGTTTCCATCTGCTACAGATCATGGAGTATGACTTTGATTTAGCTTTCGTTATCATCTCTAGCTGGTTTGAGCTTATCGAAGATGACAGCGGATGGATAGCCAGGGAGATAATCTTGGGTGATGAGGCGAGAAATAAAGTGCCTGAGGAATTTAGGATTCAAAATCCAAATATTGCAAATCCTCCTACACTACTTCTTGCCTTTAGTGAAATGCTCGAAAGAGCCATCAAGAGCCAGGAAGATTCAGCGATGGCATTTGAGAAAGACGATGTAATGATGCAAGACGAGACCAACCAATTAGAGTTTAATTCGAACCTGTTGGTGGAATACGCCAGGAAGATATACCCGAAGCTACTCAAGCACTACAACTGGTTTAAGGATTCCCAAAGAGGTTTGTTCGAAGAGTACGAAGAAATGCTGAATGAAGAGGgaattttggaaaaggCTCACGAGGATGAGGTATACGTTTGGAGAGGTCGCACCATCTCTCACTGCTTACCTAGTGGAATGGATGACTACCCTAGACCACAACCTCCTGATGTTGCAGAACTCAACGTCGATGCCTTAGCTTGGGTTGGAGTCATGACAAGGTCGATGAAGCGGATTGCGCATGTCTTAGGAttggaagaagacgaaAAACATTATCAAAATTGGGAAAATAACGTAATCGAGAATCTCGACCTGCTTCATTGGAACGAGGCTCAAGGATGCTATTGTGACCTCACCATTGACAGTTTCGAGGACGCCCGCACGTTTGTCTGTCATGAGGGCTATATATCACTCTTACCATTTGCTTTAAAATTAATTCCACGAGACTCTGCTCATCTGGATCGCATCGTCTCCCTAATGGCTGATCCCGAAAGAATATTTTCTGACTACGGTTTACTTTCCCTATCTAGAAAGGATGAATATTTCGGTACCTCTGAGAACTACTGGAGAGGTCCCGTGTGGATGAATATCAACTACCTTTGTCTCGATGCTCTGAAATATTACTATCCCGAAGTTTTATCCGCCAAGGAAGGAACCTTCTCACCTGAGAAGCAAGTGGCTCAGAAGCTTTTTAAAGACCTAAAATCCAACCTAATCAACAATGTGTTCAAGAACTGGGAGGAGAAAGGGTACTGCTACGAGTCATACGACCAGCACACCGGTGAAGGTAAGGGTGTCGAGCACTTCACAGGCTGGACAGCATTAGTTGTCAACCTGATGGGACGTAAATAGACGCTATATTCCGAATACAACAGGCTGATGCACAATCAAGCCATTTTCAAACAattcattttgaagttaaGTTCAGCGATCAACCGTTGCTCAGAGTGATTAAAACTTCATCTAAACTGTTTGATCGCTTGTCCAGCATTGTTGGTTCAGCCGcattattattatttaCCTTTCACTTGCCCAGCgaaaaaaaacaaaataCTAGGTGAAAAAAAGTCGAAAGCATAGTGAAAGCTA
Above is a window of Torulaspora delbrueckii CBS 1146 chromosome 6, complete genome DNA encoding:
- the CWH41 gene encoding mannosyl-oligosaccharide glucosidase (similar to Saccharomyces cerevisiae CWH41 (YGL027C); ancestral locus Anc_4.90) encodes the protein MQCLAVLLSLLVVALCSAGHDTGQLSNSSRSFAEYTDQSLLWAPYRSNCYFGIRPRNVDQSPFMMGVMWFDNSDASGLSRMRHFVDQGDRLTKYGWEVYDPRVGGKEVIIDEENNLNLTLYFTKSHSGENWAVRVHGQPIDFTRGTVASIVLYFNQNGEDGESKLVKLPELGDGSTKFHGVSKELGEYQITVEDNKGSYFSDPNLSTMEIVPGCDSSKPTHISLTIPDSNVWMAKDVFLSILSDSVKKIVEEKGAEAVNPSLFPSTFTVRNLYGFPPGNFHYLQKSFDNSDPEGFEFDIVYNKLNAQEKILSAQKVTALIVETLKHVESKFDRLFEIEPKNGKHHEFALETLSNLLGGIGYFHGTQLVDRTTIFDDEQFEEIKLLNSREEGPLSLFTSVPSRAAFPRGFYWDEGFHLLQIMEYDFDLAFVIISSWFELIEDDSGWIAREIILGDEARNKVPEEFRIQNPNIANPPTLLLAFSEMLERAIKSQEDSAMAFEKDDVMMQDETNQLEFNSNLLVEYARKIYPKLLKHYNWFKDSQRGLFEEYEEMLNEEGILEKAHEDEVYVWRGRTISHCLPSGMDDYPRPQPPDVAELNVDALAWVGVMTRSMKRIAHVLGLEEDEKHYQNWENNVIENLDLLHWNEAQGCYCDLTIDSFEDARTFVCHEGYISLLPFALKLIPRDSAHLDRIVSLMADPERIFSDYGLLSLSRKDEYFGTSENYWRGPVWMNINYLCLDALKYYYPEVLSAKEGTFSPEKQVAQKLFKDLKSNLINNVFKNWEEKGYCYESYDQHTGEGKGVEHFTGWTALVVNLMGRK